From Bradyrhizobium symbiodeficiens, the proteins below share one genomic window:
- the holA gene encoding DNA polymerase III subunit delta, whose product MVALRGKEIDAFLARPDAGRPIILLYGPDAGLVRERADALIASAVDDPNDPFSLVKLDGDELSAEPSRLVDEAMTVPLFGGRRAIRIRAGSRSFASGIDTLAEMNVRDCRIVIEAGELRPESPLRKACERAKAAVAIGCYPDTERDLAKLMEDELRIANLRIAQDARAALMSFLGGDRQASRNELRKLALYAHGKGEITLDDVMAVVADASELKLDPIVDGAFAGRPDIVETEFAKAMIAGTYPGVIISAAQRQAAWLHKSALAIADGQPASAVLDGGYPRLHFSRKPAVETALRNFSVARLAAIIEQLASAALDTRKQSTLAAAIAQRTLMAIAANAKRRG is encoded by the coding sequence ATGGTTGCGCTGCGTGGAAAAGAGATCGACGCCTTCCTCGCCCGCCCCGATGCGGGCCGTCCAATCATCCTGCTCTACGGTCCCGATGCCGGCTTGGTGCGTGAGCGCGCAGACGCGCTGATCGCCTCTGCCGTCGATGATCCCAACGATCCATTCTCGCTGGTCAAGCTCGACGGCGACGAGCTCTCCGCCGAGCCCTCGCGCCTCGTCGACGAAGCCATGACGGTGCCGCTGTTCGGCGGCCGCCGCGCCATCCGCATTCGCGCAGGCTCGCGCAGCTTTGCCAGCGGCATCGACACCCTGGCCGAAATGAACGTGAGGGATTGCCGCATCGTGATCGAGGCCGGCGAGCTGCGACCGGAATCGCCGCTGCGCAAGGCCTGCGAGCGCGCCAAGGCAGCCGTTGCGATCGGCTGCTATCCCGACACCGAGCGCGACCTTGCCAAGTTGATGGAAGACGAGCTCCGCATCGCAAATTTGCGCATCGCGCAGGATGCCCGCGCGGCGCTGATGTCCTTCCTCGGCGGCGACCGCCAGGCCTCGCGCAACGAGCTGCGCAAGCTGGCCCTCTATGCCCATGGCAAGGGCGAGATCACGCTGGACGACGTGATGGCGGTGGTTGCGGACGCGTCCGAGCTCAAGCTCGACCCGATCGTCGACGGGGCCTTTGCCGGCCGGCCCGACATTGTCGAGACCGAATTCGCCAAGGCCATGATCGCCGGCACTTATCCCGGCGTCATCATCTCCGCCGCGCAGCGCCAGGCTGCGTGGCTGCACAAATCGGCGCTCGCGATCGCCGACGGCCAGCCTGCTTCCGCCGTGCTCGACGGCGGTTATCCGCGCCTGCATTTCTCACGCAAGCCAGCGGTCGAAACGGCACTGCGCAATTTCAGCGTGGCGCGGCTCGCCGCCATCATCGAGCAGCTCGCGAGCGCGGCGCTCGACACCCGCAAGCAATCGACGCTGGCCGCAGCCATCGCCCAGCGCACTCTAATGGCGATCGCCGCGAACGCGAAGCGGCGGGGATAG
- the leuS gene encoding leucine--tRNA ligase — MTSERYNARDAEPRWQRLWDEQAIFVSKNDDSRPKYYVLEMFPYPSGRIHIGHVRNYTLGDVLARFMRAKGFNVLHPMGWDAFGLPAENAAIERKVAPKAWTYDNIAAMKKQLRSIGLSLDWSREFATCDPSYYKHQQKMFLDMLAAGLAEREKRKLNWDPVDMTVLANEQVIDGRGWRSGAVVEQREMSQWVFKITKYSQELLSALDGLDRWPDKVRLMQRNWIGRSEGLLVRFALDAATTPAGENELKIFTTRPDTLFGAKFMAISADHPLAQAAAAKNPKLAQFIADIKKIGTAQSIIDTAEKQGFDTGIRAVHPFDPTWKLPVYVANFVLMEYGTGAIFGCPAHDQRDLDFVNKYGLGNIPVVCPEGQDPKTFVITDTAYDGDGRMINSRFLDGMTIEQAKDEVARRLESELRGNAPVGERQVNFRLRDWGISRQRYWGCPIPVIHCPKCDVVPVPDADLPVVLPEDVSFDKPGNALDHHPTWKHVTCPKCGAKAQRETDTMDTFVDSSWYFARFTDPWNESAPTTPAVANRMLPVDQYIGGVEHAILHLLYSRFFTRAMKATGHLALDEPFAGMFTQGMVVHETYQKADGTYVQPAEVKVEVGGNGRRATLLTTGEDIQIGPIEKMSKSKKNTVDPDDIIETYGADVARWFMLSDSPPDRDVIWSDERVQGASRFVQRLWRLVNDSVELGNAAPAARPASFGPDATALRKAAHAALDKVTTGIERLHFNVCLAHIREFANSFSEILQRPGQPAGDLAPDLAWAIREASQILVQLFSPMMPHLAEECWQALGQTGLVSEANWPQIERDLLVEDSVTLVVQVNGKKRGDVTVATAAQNPEIEAAVLALDAVKLALDGKPVRKVIIVPKRIVNVVG, encoded by the coding sequence ATGACCTCCGAACGCTATAACGCCCGCGACGCCGAACCGCGCTGGCAACGCCTCTGGGACGAACAGGCGATCTTCGTCTCCAAGAACGACGATTCGCGGCCGAAATACTATGTGCTCGAGATGTTCCCCTACCCGTCCGGGCGCATCCATATCGGCCATGTCCGGAATTATACGCTCGGCGACGTGCTGGCCCGCTTCATGCGCGCCAAGGGGTTCAACGTGCTGCATCCGATGGGCTGGGATGCCTTCGGCCTGCCGGCCGAGAACGCCGCGATCGAGCGCAAGGTCGCGCCGAAGGCCTGGACCTACGACAACATCGCCGCGATGAAGAAGCAGCTCCGCTCGATCGGGCTGTCGCTGGACTGGTCACGCGAATTCGCGACCTGCGACCCCAGCTACTACAAGCACCAGCAGAAGATGTTTCTGGACATGCTCGCCGCCGGTCTCGCCGAGCGCGAGAAGCGCAAGCTGAACTGGGATCCGGTCGACATGACCGTGCTCGCCAACGAGCAGGTGATCGACGGGCGCGGCTGGCGCTCCGGTGCCGTCGTCGAACAGCGCGAGATGAGCCAGTGGGTCTTCAAGATCACGAAGTACTCGCAGGAGCTGCTGTCCGCGCTCGACGGGCTCGATCGCTGGCCCGACAAGGTGCGGCTGATGCAGCGCAACTGGATCGGCCGCTCGGAAGGGCTGCTGGTCCGCTTCGCGCTGGATGCGGCGACGACGCCCGCCGGCGAAAACGAGCTGAAGATCTTCACGACGCGCCCGGACACGCTGTTCGGCGCAAAGTTCATGGCGATCTCGGCGGATCATCCGCTGGCGCAGGCAGCCGCCGCGAAGAACCCGAAGCTTGCGCAATTCATTGCCGACATCAAGAAGATCGGCACCGCGCAGTCGATCATCGACACCGCGGAGAAGCAGGGTTTTGACACCGGTATCCGCGCGGTCCATCCGTTCGATCCGACCTGGAAGCTGCCGGTCTATGTCGCCAATTTCGTGCTGATGGAATACGGCACCGGTGCGATCTTCGGCTGCCCGGCGCATGACCAGCGCGACCTCGATTTCGTCAACAAATACGGCCTCGGCAACATTCCGGTGGTCTGCCCCGAGGGCCAGGATCCCAAGACGTTCGTCATCACCGACACCGCCTATGACGGTGACGGCCGCATGATCAATTCACGCTTCCTCGACGGCATGACCATCGAACAGGCCAAGGACGAGGTCGCCAGACGGCTGGAAAGCGAGCTGCGCGGCAATGCGCCGGTCGGCGAGCGTCAGGTGAATTTCCGGCTGCGCGACTGGGGCATTTCGCGCCAGCGCTATTGGGGCTGCCCGATTCCCGTCATCCATTGTCCGAAATGCGATGTGGTGCCGGTACCGGATGCCGACCTGCCCGTGGTGCTGCCGGAGGATGTGAGCTTCGACAAGCCGGGCAACGCGCTCGACCATCACCCGACCTGGAAGCACGTGACCTGCCCCAAATGCGGGGCTAAGGCCCAGCGCGAAACCGACACCATGGACACCTTCGTGGATTCGTCCTGGTATTTCGCGCGCTTCACCGATCCCTGGAACGAGAGCGCGCCGACGACGCCCGCGGTGGCCAACCGGATGCTGCCGGTCGACCAGTATATCGGCGGCGTCGAGCACGCGATCCTGCATCTGCTCTACAGCCGCTTCTTCACCCGCGCGATGAAGGCGACCGGGCACCTCGCACTGGACGAGCCGTTCGCCGGCATGTTCACGCAGGGCATGGTGGTGCACGAGACCTATCAGAAGGCCGACGGCACCTATGTGCAGCCGGCCGAGGTCAAGGTCGAGGTGGGCGGCAATGGGCGCCGCGCAACGCTGCTGACGACGGGCGAAGACATCCAGATCGGTCCGATCGAGAAGATGTCGAAGTCGAAGAAGAACACGGTCGATCCCGACGACATCATCGAGACCTACGGTGCGGACGTCGCCCGCTGGTTCATGCTGTCCGACTCCCCGCCCGACCGCGACGTGATCTGGAGCGACGAGCGCGTCCAGGGCGCCTCGCGTTTCGTGCAGCGGCTGTGGCGGCTGGTGAACGATTCCGTCGAACTCGGCAACGCCGCGCCGGCGGCCCGGCCGGCCAGCTTCGGTCCGGACGCGACGGCCCTGCGCAAGGCCGCCCATGCCGCGCTCGACAAGGTCACCACCGGGATCGAGCGGCTGCACTTCAACGTCTGCCTGGCCCATATCCGCGAATTCGCCAATAGCTTCTCGGAGATCCTGCAGCGACCCGGGCAGCCGGCAGGCGATCTCGCCCCAGATCTGGCTTGGGCGATCCGGGAAGCCAGCCAGATCCTGGTCCAGCTGTTCTCCCCGATGATGCCGCACCTCGCTGAGGAGTGCTGGCAGGCTCTCGGCCAGACCGGGTTGGTTTCAGAGGCCAATTGGCCGCAAATCGAACGCGATTTGCTGGTCGAAGACAGCGTGACCCTGGTGGTCCAGGTTAACGGCAAGAAGCGGGGTGATGTCACAGTTGCAACAGCGGCCCAGAATCCGGAAATCGAGGCTGCCGTTTTGGCGCTCGATGCGGTAAAGCTGGCCCTGGACGGCAAGCCCGTCCGCAAGGTGATCATCGTCCCCAAGAGGATCGTGAATGTTGTCGGCTAG
- a CDS encoding GGDEF domain-containing protein has translation MDSSFDEPDYDYAASVAGRAMRSMAEQRIAPTPANFAVWFLYFAGGQDDLRNAVDLLIDHNRPFDSRTNQDLFKTYVAPQVSAAAVVHTSERLQALMGAAKEFLTTAIADNHSQMQVISEVADQGKAGVDPKALVAQLMNELARAATRATRLEAGFAEKTRELDVIRDSLSRSEERARTDTLTGLANRRALDEFLRKAQATAAWGEPLSMLMLDIDHFKAFNDNFGHGVGDQVLRLMAKVLREKVREQDLPARYGGEELIAVLPDADLATCADLAERIRHALAECTITRRSTGEVLPSISVSIGVAQYRAGEAIADLIERCDRALYLAKSSGRNRVVTETELDRAGTAG, from the coding sequence ATGGATTCCAGCTTCGACGAACCCGATTACGACTATGCCGCGTCCGTCGCCGGACGGGCGATGCGGAGCATGGCCGAACAGCGGATTGCGCCGACCCCGGCCAATTTTGCCGTTTGGTTCCTGTATTTCGCGGGCGGCCAGGACGATCTGCGCAACGCCGTCGATCTCCTGATCGACCACAATCGTCCCTTCGACAGCAGGACCAATCAGGACTTGTTCAAGACCTATGTCGCGCCCCAGGTGAGTGCCGCCGCCGTGGTGCACACGTCCGAGCGGCTGCAGGCGCTCATGGGGGCCGCGAAGGAATTTCTGACGACCGCGATCGCCGACAACCATTCGCAGATGCAGGTCATCAGCGAGGTGGCGGACCAGGGCAAGGCCGGCGTCGATCCGAAGGCGCTGGTCGCCCAGCTCATGAACGAGCTGGCACGGGCCGCCACGCGGGCGACACGGCTGGAAGCGGGCTTTGCGGAAAAGACCCGCGAGCTCGATGTCATCCGCGATTCGCTATCGAGGTCCGAGGAGCGCGCCCGGACCGACACGCTGACCGGCCTCGCAAACCGGCGGGCGCTCGACGAATTCCTGCGCAAGGCGCAGGCGACTGCGGCGTGGGGCGAGCCGCTCAGCATGCTGATGCTCGACATCGACCACTTCAAGGCGTTCAACGACAATTTCGGCCACGGCGTCGGCGACCAGGTGTTGCGTCTGATGGCGAAGGTGCTGCGCGAAAAGGTTCGCGAGCAGGATCTGCCGGCGCGCTATGGCGGCGAGGAGCTGATCGCGGTGCTGCCGGATGCCGATCTCGCCACCTGTGCCGATCTCGCCGAGCGCATCAGGCACGCGCTCGCCGAGTGCACGATCACCCGCCGCTCGACCGGAGAGGTCCTGCCCAGCATCAGCGTGTCGATCGGCGTGGCGCAATACCGGGCCGGCGAAGCTATCGCCGATCTCATCGAGCGCTGCGACCGCGCCCTCTATCTCGCCAAGAGCAGCGGCCGCAATCGCGTGGTGACGGAGACCGAGCTCGATCGCGCGGGGACTGCGGGTTAG
- the lptE gene encoding LPS assembly lipoprotein LptE, producing the protein MLSARIRIAARLLAVAALAALTAGCFQPMYAERGDGTPGLREKLMGVELPPINKPNASREARVGVEIRNALAFKLYGSATGMPPTHKLEIRFTTSRSSLIVSATTGLPTSENLGIDAQYRLVEVATDKPVMTGTTFSRVSYDMPGSYQRFSRTRAVRDAEDRAANEIAENITTRLASFFTAGT; encoded by the coding sequence ATGTTGTCGGCTAGGATCCGCATCGCAGCCCGCTTGCTGGCGGTCGCCGCCTTGGCGGCGCTGACGGCTGGCTGCTTCCAGCCGATGTATGCCGAGCGCGGCGACGGCACGCCCGGCTTGCGCGAGAAGCTGATGGGGGTGGAGCTGCCCCCGATCAACAAGCCCAATGCCTCGCGCGAGGCCCGCGTCGGCGTCGAAATCCGTAACGCCCTGGCCTTCAAGCTTTACGGCAGCGCCACGGGCATGCCGCCGACCCACAAGCTGGAAATCCGCTTTACCACCAGCCGTTCCTCGCTGATCGTCAGCGCCACGACGGGACTGCCGACCAGCGAAAATCTCGGCATCGACGCCCAGTACAGGCTGGTCGAGGTTGCCACCGACAAGCCTGTCATGACCGGCACGACCTTCTCACGCGTGTCCTACGACATGCCGGGGTCCTATCAGCGCTTCTCCCGCACCCGCGCCGTGCGCGATGCCGAGGATCGCGCCGCCAACGAGATCGCCGAGAACATCACCACCCGGCTCGCCTCGTTCTTCACGGCAGGCACCTAA
- a CDS encoding ParB/RepB/Spo0J family partition protein, whose translation MADEARSRLGRGLASLIGDVGGEAQHVDRPRAQRKVPIEFIKANPRNPRRTFSDTELKELSESIRQHGVIQPIVVRPVKGAQDRFEIIAGERRWRASQMAGLHEVPIVPVDISDSDALEFAIVENVQREDLNPMEEAQGYHALANEFKRSQEDIAKVVGKSRSHVANMMRLTKLPAEVQAFIATGELTAGHARALIGVPDPLAAAKRIVEEGLNVRQAEALAHEEGVPERKPQKARATGGKEKDPDTIDLEKRVSDALGLKVTVNHRDPGGSVQISYSNLDQLDEVMKRLAKGAL comes from the coding sequence ATGGCCGACGAAGCGCGTTCGCGACTGGGCCGGGGTCTTGCAAGTCTGATCGGTGATGTCGGTGGCGAGGCTCAGCATGTCGATCGGCCGCGCGCGCAGCGCAAGGTGCCGATCGAGTTCATCAAGGCCAATCCGCGTAATCCGCGCCGCACCTTTTCGGACACCGAACTGAAGGAGCTCTCCGAGTCCATCAGGCAGCATGGTGTGATCCAGCCGATCGTGGTGCGCCCGGTGAAGGGCGCGCAGGATCGCTTCGAGATCATCGCCGGCGAGCGGCGCTGGCGCGCCTCGCAGATGGCCGGCCTGCATGAAGTGCCGATCGTCCCGGTCGACATCAGCGACAGCGACGCGTTGGAGTTCGCGATCGTCGAGAACGTGCAGCGCGAAGATCTCAATCCGATGGAAGAGGCGCAGGGCTATCACGCGCTCGCCAACGAGTTCAAACGCAGCCAGGAAGACATCGCAAAAGTCGTCGGCAAGAGCCGCAGCCACGTCGCCAACATGATGCGGCTTACCAAGCTGCCAGCCGAAGTGCAGGCCTTCATCGCGACCGGCGAGCTGACCGCCGGTCACGCCCGCGCGCTGATCGGCGTGCCCGATCCGCTCGCGGCTGCCAAGCGCATCGTCGAGGAGGGCCTCAACGTGCGCCAGGCGGAGGCGCTCGCACATGAAGAGGGCGTGCCGGAGCGCAAGCCGCAAAAGGCGCGCGCCACCGGGGGCAAGGAAAAAGACCCCGATACGATCGATCTCGAGAAGCGTGTCAGCGACGCGCTCGGCCTCAAGGTCACCGTCAATCACCGCGATCCCGGCGGTTCGGTCCAGATCAGCTACAGCAACCTCGATCAGCTCGACGAGGTGATGAAGCGTCTGGCCAAGGGCGCGCTGTAG